In Leptospira harrisiae, a genomic segment contains:
- a CDS encoding rhodanese-like domain-containing protein, whose amino-acid sequence MVPEIDVVSFKKRLDARAEGKDDFFVLDVRNPNEQQIALVPGTDKLIPVSELAARIEEIKNQIDKEILVYCRSGGRSGMACGILAQAGFKSYKNVAGGTLAYSDLVDPSMQKY is encoded by the coding sequence ATGGTACCGGAAATCGATGTAGTCAGTTTTAAAAAACGTCTGGATGCACGTGCAGAAGGAAAAGATGATTTTTTTGTATTGGATGTAAGAAACCCAAATGAACAACAAATTGCTCTGGTTCCCGGTACAGACAAACTCATTCCCGTAAGCGAACTTGCCGCACGGATCGAAGAAATCAAAAACCAAATCGACAAAGAAATTTTGGTGTATTGTCGTTCGGGGGGAAGGTCAGGAATGGCCTGTGGGATTTTAGCCCAAGCAGGATTTAAATCCTATAAAAACGTAGCCGGAGGAACTCTAGCCTATTCCGATTTAGTCGATCCTTCCATGCAAAAGTATTAA